The proteins below are encoded in one region of Simkaniaceae bacterium:
- a CDS encoding N-acetylmuramoyl-L-alanine amidase, with product MSKDCENRAKKCTKSRLFPLFFLLIALMTGCSHQNPDAYTAIKAASRPKLEPKVEFTLPEEIHAKPLIVIDPGHGDYDHGAEYFKSQEKQLNLVTAKLVKKHLNNLGYRVLLTRNSDTFVSLIERASIANQSGCSLFVSIHYNSAKNRNVTGIEVFYYPKGDVKRQNASKKLASHVIDHVVEMTGAKSRGIKNGNFCVIRETKMPAILIEGGFMTNPKEIRLLKDLKYLNKVAKGVASGIDRYFKKNPAINAG from the coding sequence ATGTCAAAAGATTGTGAAAATCGCGCCAAAAAATGTACAAAGTCGAGATTATTTCCCTTGTTTTTTTTACTGATCGCATTGATGACGGGGTGTTCGCATCAAAATCCCGATGCGTATACTGCGATCAAAGCGGCAAGTCGCCCTAAGCTTGAGCCGAAGGTTGAATTTACTCTCCCTGAAGAGATCCATGCAAAACCGTTAATTGTCATTGATCCGGGACATGGGGATTATGATCATGGGGCTGAGTATTTTAAAAGCCAAGAAAAACAACTGAACTTGGTCACGGCAAAACTTGTGAAAAAACACTTAAATAATTTAGGGTATCGGGTATTACTCACGCGTAATTCAGATACGTTTGTTTCACTGATTGAAAGGGCTTCAATTGCCAATCAATCGGGATGTTCGCTGTTTGTGAGCATCCATTATAACTCAGCGAAAAATCGCAATGTGACGGGCATTGAGGTTTTTTATTATCCAAAAGGGGATGTCAAGCGGCAAAATGCTTCTAAAAAACTCGCTTCACATGTGATCGATCATGTGGTTGAAATGACCGGAGCTAAAAGCCGTGGGATTAAAAATGGCAATTTCTGTGTCATTCGAGAGACAAAAATGCCCGCTATTCTGATCGAAGGGGGGTTCATGACCAATCCCAAAGAAATCAGGCTTTTAAAAGATTTAAAATATCTGAATAAAGTGGCAAAAGGAGTCGCAAGCGGAATCGATCGCTACTTTAAAAAAAACCCCGCTATAAATGCGGGTTAG
- the rsmH gene encoding 16S rRNA (cytosine(1402)-N(4))-methyltransferase RsmH, with amino-acid sequence MNQNYHISVMREEVIQGFKASHLRVFCEGTLGAGGHAKEILADHPEIAAYFGIDRDFSAIEIAKENLKPYQDKVHYIQANFSDLDRIFEEYHIDQVDGFLFDLGVSSMQFDQGERGFSFRTDAPLDMRMDPTQSLTAAEVIAFKNEKELGAIFRDYGEVPFWKRAAKMIVETRKKQPITTTVQLASLIEKMLGGRGKIHPATQIFQALRIYVNEELSHVEEGLKKALHYLAPEGVIGVITFHSLEDRIVKNIFREAASPIRSESGKKVGDSPFELCHKKPLIPSHDEIKKNTRSRSAKLRWIRRR; translated from the coding sequence ATGAATCAGAATTATCATATCTCGGTGATGAGAGAGGAAGTGATTCAGGGTTTTAAAGCCTCGCATCTCCGAGTTTTCTGTGAAGGGACATTAGGAGCAGGGGGGCATGCAAAGGAGATTCTTGCGGATCATCCTGAAATTGCTGCTTATTTTGGAATTGATCGCGATTTTAGCGCCATTGAAATTGCCAAAGAAAATCTCAAGCCATACCAAGACAAAGTTCATTATATTCAAGCTAACTTTTCAGATCTCGATCGCATTTTTGAAGAATATCATATCGATCAAGTCGACGGATTCCTATTTGATCTCGGCGTTTCTTCTATGCAATTTGATCAAGGGGAAAGGGGCTTTAGTTTCCGCACCGATGCACCTTTAGATATGCGCATGGATCCCACTCAATCTTTGACGGCAGCTGAAGTCATTGCATTCAAAAATGAAAAAGAACTCGGCGCTATTTTCAGAGATTATGGAGAGGTACCCTTTTGGAAAAGGGCTGCCAAAATGATTGTCGAAACGCGTAAAAAACAGCCTATCACGACGACGGTTCAACTCGCTTCTTTAATTGAAAAAATGCTTGGGGGAAGAGGGAAAATCCATCCTGCAACGCAAATTTTTCAAGCGCTTAGAATTTATGTGAATGAAGAGCTGAGTCATGTCGAAGAGGGGTTGAAAAAAGCACTCCACTATTTAGCTCCTGAAGGTGTGATTGGTGTGATTACATTTCATAGTTTGGAAGATCGCATTGTCAAAAATATCTTCCGCGAAGCGGCAAGTCCCATCCGATCCGAATCGGGTAAAAAAGTAGGGGATTCTCCTTTTGAGCTGTGCCATAAAAAGCCACTCATCCCCTCGCACGACGAAATCAAGAAAAATACCCGTTCACGAAGTGCAAAATTAAGGTGGATTAGAAGACGATGA
- a CDS encoding penicillin-binding protein 2, with product MSVRPSKESRRILAVAVSLFFCFSLLVIQFYRLQIKEHDKWMFAANRQHQTVLYDNFKRGVIYSNTDIKFGHVEKPQPFAFDVLKYHLYADPDSIPIEHKDKITAMIAELLDLNKEQITLLNESLYKKSRSRKLLKWISCEEEAKVREWWKSFSKQARLPMNALFFVKDYKRMYPFGKLLGQVLHTVREERDDETDQAIPTGGIEMVFNSFLQGEKGKRVIIRSPRQEMEVKKIIKPVKHGNDVYLTINHYLQEICEEELEIGVKKVNAKAGMVLMMDPYTGHILAMAQYPFFYPEKYREYYNDQDLLTATSIKNISDSFEPGSTMKAVSCAIALMANEKLRQEGKEELFDPEAPRRCDDHHFLGRGPLKDVKTHRFLNMDMAIQKSSNVYVARLMQQVCERIGPHWYRDQLENVFGFGVKTGVELPYENPGFLPSPGKTYGGSKLQWSIPTPFSLAMGYNLLANAVQITRVYSIFASGGYLVYPTLIKKIVDPTTQKEIQCALINHKPPQKVLDEWICRRIIQSTKYITKKGGAGAAGEIYGYTEAGKSSTAEKLINGVYDKNCHFSTFVGMVPAEKPKFVMFVAIDEPEKKFIPGFGMTQFGGKCAAPIFRDISKKALSYLGVKPDDPYGMPPGDPRRDEHRADWIEENRRLTDLYHEWND from the coding sequence ATGTCCGTACGTCCCTCAAAAGAAAGCAGGCGCATTCTCGCTGTTGCCGTTTCCCTTTTTTTTTGTTTTTCCCTTCTAGTGATACAATTTTATCGCCTTCAAATTAAAGAGCACGATAAGTGGATGTTTGCTGCGAATAGACAACATCAAACAGTGCTGTATGATAATTTTAAGCGGGGGGTTATTTATTCGAACACCGATATTAAATTTGGTCATGTTGAAAAGCCTCAGCCTTTTGCTTTCGATGTTTTAAAATACCATCTGTATGCAGACCCCGATTCGATTCCTATAGAACACAAAGACAAAATCACGGCAATGATTGCTGAGCTTCTTGATCTAAATAAAGAGCAAATCACACTTCTTAATGAGTCTCTTTATAAAAAATCCCGTTCGCGTAAATTACTCAAATGGATCTCATGTGAAGAGGAAGCTAAGGTAAGGGAATGGTGGAAAAGTTTTTCAAAACAGGCTCGACTTCCCATGAATGCTCTCTTTTTTGTGAAAGACTATAAGCGGATGTATCCTTTTGGGAAATTACTCGGTCAGGTTTTGCATACTGTGCGCGAGGAGAGGGATGATGAAACCGATCAAGCCATTCCGACCGGGGGAATCGAAATGGTGTTCAACTCCTTTCTTCAAGGGGAAAAGGGTAAGCGGGTGATTATAAGATCTCCTAGGCAAGAGATGGAGGTCAAAAAAATCATTAAGCCCGTAAAACATGGCAATGATGTCTATTTGACAATTAACCACTATTTGCAAGAGATCTGTGAGGAAGAATTAGAAATCGGCGTTAAAAAGGTTAATGCTAAAGCGGGCATGGTCTTAATGATGGATCCTTACACGGGCCATATTTTGGCTATGGCTCAATACCCGTTCTTTTATCCCGAAAAATATCGAGAATATTATAACGATCAAGACTTGCTCACAGCAACGAGCATTAAAAATATTTCGGATTCTTTTGAGCCGGGTTCGACGATGAAAGCCGTTTCTTGCGCCATTGCTCTTATGGCTAATGAAAAGCTAAGGCAAGAGGGAAAAGAAGAGCTTTTTGATCCCGAAGCACCGAGGCGCTGTGATGATCATCACTTTTTAGGTCGAGGTCCTCTAAAAGATGTTAAAACACACCGCTTTCTCAATATGGATATGGCAATACAAAAATCATCTAATGTCTATGTTGCTCGCCTCATGCAACAGGTTTGTGAAAGAATCGGCCCCCATTGGTATCGAGATCAACTCGAAAACGTATTTGGATTCGGGGTGAAGACCGGTGTGGAGTTGCCCTACGAAAATCCCGGATTTCTTCCGTCACCGGGTAAGACTTATGGGGGAAGTAAATTGCAATGGTCTATTCCTACGCCATTTTCTCTTGCAATGGGGTATAACCTCCTAGCCAATGCTGTCCAAATCACACGGGTCTATTCTATCTTTGCAAGTGGAGGATATTTGGTCTATCCGACTCTTATTAAAAAAATTGTCGATCCCACAACGCAAAAAGAGATTCAATGCGCATTGATCAATCACAAACCTCCTCAAAAAGTACTTGATGAGTGGATCTGTCGTCGGATCATTCAATCAACCAAATATATTACGAAGAAGGGGGGCGCCGGAGCCGCAGGAGAGATCTATGGGTATACCGAAGCGGGAAAAAGCTCCACGGCTGAAAAATTGATCAATGGTGTTTACGACAAAAATTGCCACTTTTCCACGTTTGTCGGGATGGTTCCTGCAGAAAAGCCTAAGTTTGTGATGTTCGTTGCAATTGACGAGCCCGAGAAAAAATTTATACCCGGATTTGGAATGACACAATTTGGCGGAAAATGCGCCGCTCCCATTTTTCGCGACATTTCAAAAAAGGCACTGAGTTATTTAGGAGTAAAACCCGACGATCCATATGGCATGCCACCCGGGGATCCACGCCGTGATGAACATAGGGCTGATTGGATTGAAGAGAACCGACGACTGACCGATCTTTATCACGAATGGAATGATTAG
- a CDS encoding UDP-N-acetylmuramoyl-L-alanyl-D-glutamate--2,6-diaminopimelate ligase: MKLKKLFNGIPGIEIRGSKEVEIMGLCAHSRRVAPGDLFIAKRGFKRDGSEFINEAILAGAVAILTDIYNPFLEQISQIIHPNPNAIEAEIANRFYDYPSDKLNTIAITGTNGKTTVAYLARFLLEDHIPVGMIGTVETITGKHRMLSEFTTPDCLTLHKLLKEMVINHCPFGVMEVTSHAIDQKRIQGIRFDRFVFTNLSQDHLDYHKTYEEYHNVKASLFTEVWAKQGAMAIVNADSCESEKMISDFPGQVIFYSMQKPSDIWASDIELFKDRIRFILHAQDHEGVVEVPLIGLYNISNILAACAIALSYKKSFAYVLKKLSQFPGVKGRMERIPSDQKDVYIDFAHTPDALKSSLQAIRPLTKGKIIAVFGAGGDRDAAKRPIMGGIAAHNADVTILTSDNPRSEDPQAIAEAIREGMDPSKEVIIELDRRKAIALALEKAGEQDSVLIAGKGHETRQIFRHRTIDFDDYQIAKELMGT, encoded by the coding sequence ATGAAACTTAAGAAATTATTTAATGGAATTCCCGGAATCGAGATAAGGGGTTCCAAGGAAGTCGAGATTATGGGGCTTTGCGCCCATTCTCGACGGGTTGCTCCCGGCGATTTATTTATTGCGAAGAGGGGATTTAAAAGAGATGGCAGTGAATTTATTAATGAGGCGATCTTAGCGGGTGCTGTTGCTATTTTAACTGATATTTATAACCCCTTTTTGGAGCAGATCTCTCAAATCATTCATCCGAATCCCAATGCAATTGAAGCTGAAATTGCCAACCGCTTTTATGATTATCCTTCGGACAAGCTCAATACGATTGCAATCACGGGAACGAATGGCAAAACAACGGTGGCATACCTGGCTCGCTTTTTACTTGAAGACCATATTCCGGTGGGAATGATTGGGACCGTTGAAACAATTACGGGCAAGCACCGTATGTTGAGCGAATTCACGACCCCCGACTGTCTAACCTTGCATAAATTGTTAAAAGAAATGGTCATCAATCATTGTCCATTTGGGGTGATGGAAGTGACTTCACATGCAATTGATCAGAAGCGAATTCAAGGCATTCGCTTTGATCGCTTTGTCTTTACCAACCTATCGCAGGATCATCTCGATTATCACAAAACATATGAAGAGTACCATAATGTTAAGGCCTCTCTTTTCACTGAAGTGTGGGCAAAACAAGGGGCGATGGCTATTGTGAATGCCGATTCGTGTGAGAGTGAAAAAATGATATCGGATTTCCCCGGACAAGTCATTTTTTATTCGATGCAAAAACCGAGTGATATTTGGGCAAGTGATATTGAACTGTTTAAAGATCGGATTCGTTTTATTTTACATGCTCAGGATCATGAAGGAGTTGTTGAAGTTCCTTTGATTGGGCTCTACAATATCTCAAATATTTTAGCCGCATGTGCCATCGCTCTAAGCTATAAAAAATCATTTGCTTATGTTCTCAAAAAGTTGTCCCAATTTCCGGGTGTGAAAGGAAGGATGGAAAGGATCCCATCGGATCAAAAAGATGTGTATATCGATTTTGCCCATACGCCGGATGCTCTAAAAAGCTCACTGCAAGCGATACGTCCTTTGACAAAAGGAAAAATCATTGCCGTCTTTGGGGCGGGGGGAGATCGAGATGCCGCTAAAAGGCCCATTATGGGAGGGATTGCCGCACACAATGCAGATGTGACTATTTTAACTAGTGACAATCCGCGCAGTGAAGATCCTCAAGCTATCGCAGAGGCGATTCGAGAGGGGATGGATCCATCCAAAGAGGTGATTATTGAACTTGACCGGAGAAAGGCAATTGCCCTTGCCTTAGAAAAAGCAGGGGAACAGGATTCGGTTTTGATTGCAGGGAAAGGGCATGAAACCAGACAGATTTTCCGTCATCGCACAATCGATTTTGATGATTACCAAATCGCAAAAGAGTTGATGGGGACATGA